The proteins below come from a single Drosophila kikkawai strain 14028-0561.14 chromosome 3R, DkikHiC1v2, whole genome shotgun sequence genomic window:
- the LOC108084129 gene encoding syndecan-3, which translates to MSLRYLLIASALLFALCGADVSEIKPQNIDLPFNDLLPPLVDESSTTSTTSTTTTTLRTTRSTTTTTLATKPTKKPYYTKPAQPAKDDKVKASAAKQDIQLLSLDLLPPFEDESKPAEEQTHQVIKTEPSPVVNITPPTTLKPVIRVSQPAAPKPVIRVPSPAAPRPAVRVIQPAYSVHPAPPAALPAQATVLGSGFQSRFSNYFLTSTPRPRRGPLPTITPFPRHVRL; encoded by the coding sequence CTCCTTATTGCATCTGCATTGCTGTTCGCTCTCTGCGGAGCTGACGTCTCGGAAATAAAGCCGCAAAATATTGATTTGCCATTTAATGACTTACTGCCACCATTGGTGGATGAGTCAAGTACCACGAGCACAACATCGACAACTACCACCACCTTGAGGACGACAAGATCGACGACCACAACAACGCTGGCCACGAAGCCAACCAAGAAACCCTATTACACAAAGCCCGCCCAGCCGGCCAAGGATGACAAGGTGAAGGCCAGTGCCGCAAAGCAGGACATTCAGCTACTGTCCTTGGATCTGCTGCCACCCTTCGAGGACGAGTCCAAGCCAGCGGAGGAGCAGACCCATCAGGTGATAAAGACCGAACCGAGTCCAGTGGTCAACATCACCCCGCCAACTACCCTCAAGCCCGTGATCAGGGTCAGTCAGCCCGCTGCTCCCAAGCCTGTGATAAGGGTCCCGTCGCCTGCTGCTCCCCGGCCAGCGGTCAGGGTCATTCAGCCGGCATACTCGGTGCACCCCGCCCCACCGGCGGCACTGCCCGCTCAGGCCACCGTCCTGGGCAGCGGCTTTCAGTCCCGCTTCTCCAACTACTTCCTCACGAGCACTCCCCGTCCGAGACGCGGTCCTCTGCCCACGATCACACCCTTTCCGCGCCACGTTCGGCTGTAG